Genomic segment of Apium graveolens cultivar Ventura chromosome 7, ASM990537v1, whole genome shotgun sequence:
atacaacgcgtgtgccccgTACAGACCCAAGAGATGATAGGGTGCGGCACCGCGTGCATGAGCGTGCCCCTCCACGAGGAAGGTTTGGAAACTATGGTCGAGGCTATCAGGGGAATggacgaggaaggatgagatacCATCATGGATGGGCGCCATATAATGGAAGAAGAGATGGTACGCCCTCTATTGGAGAACCCCTCATCATTGTTCATGTACCTTCCCACAGTGCTACGGGCAATGGAACCAGGACGTGCCCTCATGACCGGGACGTCGCGCGAGGTCAAGAAAGGTTGCAAAACAATGAGGAAATATCGCGACACGGTCATGAGGAACCTCATGCGCAAGGGAATGCTCAAAATCAAGATGGAAACATACCACAGCCGCAGCCTCAGGGTGAGGGGCGGCAAGATCCACCGGTACACTCGGGGGGTAACCCAGGGGAACGACCCAACGTCCAAACCATTCCTGGGGTAGGGACTTTCAACGTGAATGATCTtaagaggttgctcaaccatcttgaaggAGGTAGGGTAACAACAACTGTGCAGGCTCCATCCCCTTTTGTTGCTGTTGTGAGGGAAGCGCAGCTGCGTGCAGGATATaggaacacaaccaatgacttgcGTTTTTATGGGAACTCCGACCCCGTGGAATTCCTGGGGCGTTTCAATATTAAAATGGATGTGTATCAAGTACCTGACTTGGCACGATGCCCTCTCCTGGCGGCCACCTTCAGAGAAGGTGCTCAACAAtggttccaaaaacttggtccaGGGGTGATCACATCTTGGGAATAGATGAAAACCTTACTTCTAACTCAGTTCCAGGCTGCAGTAAAATATACGCCACCGGTTACCACGCTGGCCAATGTGAAACAGAAAGAAAGGGAATGCCTGACCTCATACTTTAAAAAGTTCAATGCAGAGTCTACTCTAGTGAGGGGCGCAACTGTTGAGACACTGAAAATACTCCTTATAGCTGGTCTGCGTGTATGAACGGATTTCTGGAGACACTTGCAAGGAAAGGATCCTGTGTCATTAGCTGATGCACTTGCGCATGCGGAATTCTTCAAAGTAATTGAACAGTCGCTTGCTGAAACAAAGAAGAATGATAATACCCACAATCCCAAAGGGCGAGCTAAGAGGAGAGACAGGTCCGTAAGCCCAGATTACCGGCGAAATGCCCGAAGCACTAACAGGGTAAACACCGTGAGCACGCGGAGAGAATGGAGTCCACCATCAAACTATGAAAAGAGGGTGAGCAATTACACTCCGATGGTGGCATCTATTGATCACATCTTTGAGGTGAATAAGGACAGAGAAATCTTCAAGAAACCAGATCGTTTGACTTCATGGCAGAGTAGAGACAAGAAGAAGTATTGTGATTACCATGAGTCCACCGGTCATGACACCCACAAGTGTTATCACCTAAAAGATAAAATCGAAGAATTGATCAAGGCAGGATACCTGggagaatggattgacaaggtAAAACGACGCAGGGCAAATGATGACAAGGGGAAAGATGTAAGGCAGCCCCCGTGGGCGGAAGACGCTGAAAAGACAGTGAAGGTCAAGTTCCAAAGAGCTGATAGTATCAaggcaatttttggaggacaccctttTGTCGGTGATAGTAATCGGGCGTTGGAAAGAAATATAAGAGAGGCACGACACCCTCCGCTCATTAACATTCATAGCTTGGAAGATAGACCTCAGAAAATATTCAAAGGGGAGTCTGCTGATATTACATTCAGGAAAAGAGAGTCAAGGTGGGTGCATCATCCCCATAACGATGCGCTGGTGATTATTTTGCTTATTGGGGAAATGAACGTACATCGAGTTTTCTTGGATAATGGGAGCTCTGCTAATATCCTGTATTACAGCACGTATAAAAAATTGGGTTTCCCGGATAGCGACATGTATTTTGAAGATGCACACGTCTATAGTTTTACTGGGGAAGCAGTGAGAGTTATGGGTTCGGTTAGGATTCCTGTCACACTTGGGGAAGGAGCTCTGTCTGTCACTCAAATGATAGACTTCAAATTACTGGATCAGGACTCCGTGCACAACGTATTAGTTGGCAGACCCTGTTGAGAGCATTCAGAGTGATAACCCTGAtacatcacttgatgataaagttcccaacACCTAACGGAGTGGGAAGTCTAAGAGGGTCGCAATATGAGTCACGcgactgctatcacaaggctgtTAAAGAATTTCGCATGAGAAGATATGAGGGAAAAGGTCTTCCATTTGAAGATGCAGATGACATTCAGACAAAACTAAGTGGAGAAGTTTATGCCCATTATTTTGTGGAAGGTCCCGAGGAAGAAGAAACTCGTGTTATCGAGACCCTTGTTTTGACGTTGGGGGTTGTTTCGAGGATCCGTAGTGTGGGAGAAGTTGTGGTGAACCATGTGGAAGAGATCATACAAAAGGAGGTTAATGGAGAAAAGTGAgaaggaagaagtgagattttaCAAAGTCTCGATAGTAGCCTCAaggttgatgctcctcaaaaAGAGGACGCGCCCTTGAAGAATGAAAATAgaattgaggttgatgctcctcaaaaCGAGGACGCACCCTCCATATTTGCAGTGCATAAAGCCACGCCTTGTCTTGAGGTAGAAGCTCCCGCACATGGGGACGCGCCCTTGGATGCAAGAATGGAGGTCGAGCacccccgagactttgatttTGATCCGGATCCCGGAAACCCTATGCCTGCCGAGAAAACGGGGCCAGCCGAAGACACAATATCTGTTCCGGTCAACAAAGATGACCCAAGCAAGGTTTTGAAGGTGGGATCTCAGCTAAGTGATGAAATGAAGGAAATACTTACCTGTTTATTGATTACAAATCTCGATGtcttcgcatggagtcattcagacaTGGTGGGAATTGACCCAAGTATAATGTGTCATCGGTTGAACATCTTCCCTAATTGCACGGGCATACGACAAAGCGCCTCCCAGTGAGTGGGGAAAGGGCAATAGCATTAAAGGAAGAGGTAGACCGACTGTTAGAAGTGGGATTGATCAAAGAATCCTTCTACCCCGAGTGGCTCGCAAATCCAGTTCTTGTGAAAAAGCCGAACGAGAAGTGGAGGACGTGTGTAGATTTCACAGATCTCAACAAGGCCTGTCCAAAGGATAGTTTCCCGCTCCCacgaattgatcagttggttgatACAACGGCGGGACATGCAttgctaagtttcatggatgcatACTCTAGTTACAATCAAATTTCTATGTATGGTCCCGATCAGTAGCATACATCCTTTATCACTGATAGGGGGCTACACTGCTACATAGGGATGTAATTTGGATTGATCAACGCTGGCGCGACCTACTAGCGGttggtaaacatgatgttcaaaAACCAGATTAGGAGAATCATGGaggtgtatgtggatgatatgttAGTAAAGTCCAAGGAGGCAAATGACCATATCAAGCACTTGAAGGAAATGTTTGACATTCTGAGGGAGTTTCACATGAAGTTGAATCCACAAAAGTGTGTATTCGGCATGGAGTCGGGCAAGTTTCTTGGGTTCATCATCAACCATAGGGGAATTGAAGCCAATCCCGCAAAGATCAAGGCACTGTTGGATATGAAATCACCCACCAATATGAAACAAGTGCAAAGTTTAACTAGGAGGATCGCCGCATTGAATCGATTTGTTTCCAAATCGTCTGACAGATACAAGAAATTCTTTAAGGAAATTAAGTTGGCAGGGAAAGACTTCGTATGGACACCAGAATGTGAAGAGGCTTTTAGAAGGATCAAGGAACACCTGGGAAACCCTCCCATGTTGTCAAAACCGTTAGATGGAGAATCTCTAATACTGTACCTCGCAGTGTCTGAGTATTCAATCAACGCTGTTCTGGTAAAAGAGGAAGATGGGCAACAGTCGCCAGTGTATTATGTGAGCAAGCGATTGCACGATGTTGAGACTCACTACACAAGCATGGAGAAGCTGGTTTATGCTTTGATCCTTGCGTCAAGGAAGTTACGACCATACTTCCAGGCCCATAGAATTGAAGTTCGTACAACATATTCGCAACGACAAGTCCTTCACAAACCAGAATCATCGGGGAGAATGTTGAAATGGGCTatggagttgggacagtttgactTGGAATACATGCCCCAGACAACAATTAAAGGGCAAGCCCTAGCCgatttcttgttggaatttgattctgTTATTGATGATAAGGCTTTGGTAGTGCTCCATCCCCATAATAATGAGGAATCTCTAGAAGAGTTCCCATATCcctggtggatcttgcatgtAGATGGGGCAGTTCACAATGGAGGAGCAGGAGCGGGCATAGTACTCATGTCTCCGGAAGGCCATCATCTGATGAGTGCAATTCACTTCAAGTTTTATGCAACGAATAATGATGCGGAGTATAAAGCATTGATTAATGGCCTAAAGATCGCTTTGGAAATGGGAGTGCGAAGCCTAATTGCGAGGAGTGACTCGGAGCTGGTGGTAATTAGGTGAATGAGGGGTTTCAAGCTCGAGGACCGCGGACAGAACTGTACTTGAGATGTACGCAGCGCCTGATTGGAAAGTTCAAAGAGGTGAGGTTGGAATGTGTACCGCGGGAGAAGAACAGCAACGCGGATGCCCTGGAGAAAATGGGGTCACAGCAGGAAGCTGTGTTGTTGGGATCTATACCCCTAGAATTTCAGGAGATTCCTAGTATCCCGGAGGTGGAGATGATGCAAGTGGATGATGCACCCAAGGAAATATGGATGACGCCCATTCTCGCTTATATCCACGAGGGAATACTCCCCGAGGATAAGTACAAGGCTCGACGACTCCGCTACCAGGCTGCAAGGTATGTGATGTATGATGAAGTTCTGTATAAGAGAGGGTTCAATCAACCGCTGCTTAAATGTGTTGATGAAgaagacgcgtcctccagctgaaaaaagaaggaagaaaatCTTGAGGACGCGCCCATGTTCAAAATAAAAGAAGGCATTAGAAATTTATGTGAAAAAGCAAAATTGAAAGAAGAGGGATGTGGTGAGAAGACGTGTCCTAAGAAATCTATCGCAGGAAACGTAGTATGAAGACGCGTCCTAGACTGACGACGCGTCTATTCGATTCTAGACTAAAATAACTAAATGAAAATTAATGCAGGACGCGCCCTAGGAGGTAGACATGTCCACAATGTTGGGAGCACAGCCGAATTTGAATCGCTATAATCAGTTTGGGGAGATGTAATTAAAACCCTAGAAACATGCAATTACAAAATCAAATAGGAAAAATATGATGCTTTGAtagatatatacacatatacatacaaaatAAAATGAAGAACAGTTAAAGTAAAAATGAAGCATATGAACGGTTTTTTGCTTATTGAGGTTGGATTACTCGACCAAATGAAGAGTTAAAAGAGGATTTACATACCGTGTGAATTGGGGGTTGGATTAAGCTAGAGAAATCGGATAATGGACAACGGGATTGTCGGAATATTGAGCTTGAAGCTTGGAGGCAGCAGCGATGGCGGTTGCTGAGAGAAAATAAAGTGTTGATGGGGGTTGTGTTTTGGGATATTTATAGAAAGAAGGATGATGACGTGTACAACAGCTGTCATGCAATAGTCATTATTGAATGTCTAAAGGTTTGACGCGTCCAGGAAACAGGACGCGTCCTCATGTATTACAAATGGGTCAATCCAAATTTTGTTTGTGGCCTTCGAATAAAAATTCCAGTCTTGTTTTCAACTGCAAATGGAATTTTGGGGGTATTTGTTAaacccaaaatttggcattggattgaTGTGGGTCAAACGCGGGATGATTACGGTCAAACTCGGTGTTGCATTGTAAAAGGTGAGGACACGCCAAGGAAAGCAGGACGCACCCACCATTGAAGAAGTGTTTACAAATGAAGGTTTTCCAATAAAGCTTGAGAGCACATGCCTAAAGTAGGATGCGCCCTGGAGTTTTGGACGCGTCCAATGTGGTGGAAATATTTGACAGTTATGTTTATCTGGCAATGAGGGTTGTGTGACGCGCTCAGGGAGAAAGGACGCATCCTGATATGCTGGATGTTAGGGAAGGTAGTTGCTGGAAGAacaaatataagtttcatgagAGTCAGGACGCGTCTGATGTCTCAGGACGCATCTGATGTCTCAGGACGCGTCCTATACGTGGTAAATGCTTTCTCAAGGGTGGCCCTAGGACAAAGCATGCACGGAAAGGAGCAATGGAGATTATTTtcactaacgtatttgttgcaggtactctttgaaaaATTCCCttcttgagacggtcaaggagggggatgtccgtgaaaagcttgaagacCTCCAGGgatatgcctgatgattgaaggcctcatcctgtattcaacgggtgtcctcgttggggatgcagggtgaactttggtgtgtgctttgggaactctgttcttgtattcaacgggtgtcctcgttggagaactttgaaGTCATCTTgtactttgcacccaagagcttgggatcacctgtcctgctatctggtgggttatcctcattcaggggacagggacgcgtccggcatttggggtgaaccgtggctatacctgcgtccataaatcaagggagatagctgtagtggagtgttatccttgcgctgggagatgcactatccgtgaagtcctacgattatgGACAAGCCTTGGGCCTTtacggttgggcctcatagttggacattcctaaagctagcggaagacgaATTCTGGATGGGCTTCTGtcgggcctaggaataagaagtataagcccattagatttcgtgttccccaagaactatgtcaggcttgatccctataaaaaGGGTAcataggcacattgagaggggtaagaagttgagagctgataagggagccaccacttactctgatcaatctcagcccaaaacaaccacaaaccaccacacaccgcttgatttaccgcgaagaaccaccgtcatagatcttaattccgccgagaaacctcaatctttgttattaccagattcctccgtcaacaccAATCAATCAACAGAATATCTAGTAGTGAATCTAATTTATGCCAAGTGCATGTAAATTAATTAATACGGATTTGCCCAAACACACACTAGTCCCTCACTTTCATACACTATTGTTGAGTTGATCactttttttattaattaaacagtGTTTTCTTGCATAGAGGTGACCGATTATTATTAAGAAGTGTGCCTTGGGAAATGGTATACAATAGAATATTCGAATTAATATAAATGTATTTTACTAATCAATtcattatttctaaaatttttcaGCATAAAATAAAGTTCATACCTTTGGTTTTTAGGTCATTTTCCAGAGGCTAATTAAAGCCTTTTCATCaccaattaaattataattagagcatctccaacccCTTAGCTAAAAATCATTAATACCTACTATAAATAGAAAATATAGATATTATGTAAAAAATAAATACATCTCCAATGGTACATTCcccttatttataaatataacCAACCTCTTGATGTTGGCTATATTTTTTATTGAACCACTACAGACCTGTAAGAAATATGTAAAAAAATTAATCATTTATTACCATATTGAAGTgatatattctatttataacattaaattttaataactactatttttaaaatatagctaACCAATATAGCTAATACCATCGAAGTACAATACCTTACATGTTCAACAAATTTTACAAATTGTCATGCAGGTCCAATTTAGCCAACCAATTAATAGCTAATAtcattggagatgctcttagtGAGTATTTTAGTGTGTAAATAGTGAAAGAGAGATCGAACATTAGTGTTAATTAATATTGTGTTTTATTAACATTTTAGGGTTAAAGCAAACATAGCAGGCcaataataataaaattagggAAATTTTATTTCCAAAGCTCTTTTTTTGTTTTCAGAGAAAAAAATTACGAAAAGACCAAATTACCCTTATATTCATATTTTCAGGGCTTTGATTGTAAATGCAGGGAGGGCAGTTTTGTCTTTTTACACTAATGTTGCTCTGAAAATAAAAAAAAGCTCTGGAAATAACATTTTCCTAAAATTAGTGGTGTAACAAAAGTCCAGAGCACTACATTAAACTACACATTTAGTTGACTCTGCACATTATCCTCTTCTTTGTGTTTTTCGACATGTCTTTTGTTGTCATTGATGTACATTAGTTTGGTCAACTAAATAATTAGTAGTAGAAGATTGTTACTCCATAGTAAATTGATTATTTTTTTAATCAAGAATAACTACAAAATTTAGTCACAGCGGTCTAGTTTAAAGCTTGTACATCTTGTGTTAAACATTTCCTTAACCGaaagaaggaaaaataattatttttagatgacaattaacaaaaataataattttaaaaagaattGATTAATTTTAACAATTGAGATACTCAATTGGAGAATAGATATTTTACTTATGTAAGATACCTAATTGGCAAATGGGTATTACATGGTCAAGACCCGTAAATGTCAATGACCAAAATGCACGTTTTTGAGTTTCAGTAGTTGATGTGCTCGTAAGGGCGAACTTGGAAGGGTAAAAGCGGAATTAAACCATATAATTGGTGTGTTGGAACCATTTTTTTGCTTGAATAGTCTTTGTCTACCTATCCTTCGCTCGGCCTGCAAAGAGAATAATGTGAGTGATTGTCCCCTTAATTCATCTTCGGTGCGAGAATAAGTTAACTAGTACGGTGAGTAATAATGAATACGAGATATTTTTCAGAGTCTGTGAGTACGTGTGTGTAACTAATGAATTATGTTCGTGCATATAAACCTGTCACCAGGCTAATGTTGCATACCCTACTTCTTTGGACGATTGAGACAGTCCAAGAACGTGTCCGTTGGAGCCTGTAGGACTACGTCCATGCCTTTATCTCTAACGGGGTAGATCGTGTCTGATATTGGATGACCACCTTGCGACCCACATAATCCTCTTTTGTCATCGACCCAAATACGTATGGTGGGCCTAAGAGATGTGGCTTCTAACATGTTCCTGAGTTTCGGCTGAGAGATAATTCTCAGGTGAAGTCCAACCTCTTCAGCCCAGTGACGAAACAATACAAGAGCCCTAATATCCGGGACAATGAAAGCCGACGTAGCAAGCGTCGCTTGGGAATTGTGGTTGTTTAATGATTACAACTATCATATCTCGAGATCATAATTGACATCCTACCTTTAAATCCCAATCGTTTTTTATCTCAACTAGGGGTGTGCATTCGGTTCGGTTAACCGATAACCGTACCGAATAACCGAAATAATTTCGGTCCGGTTAACCAAACTTtatatttcggttcggttttcggtAGAATAATTTGCAAAATTCGGTTGTTCGGCAATTCGGTTATTAACCGCGGTTAACTGAAAAACcgaattatttataaaatataaatatatattttattataataataatattaggATAAAATATATACTTGTTGAAATTGATGAGAGACAAAACAGATAGTCTGGGGTTGAGGATATACACACAGGACAGTAAATATATACACAGAGCACACATAAACCAAATTAGTATTCTCGGCTCTTTGGCCCTTGCTGCAGCAACGGAATTAATGGTCAGGTAATGGAGCAGCAGGCCAGTAGCACAGTGTCAGCAGAGCAGCATTTCCCTCTTTCTGCAGTTTATGATTTTTTTTGCAACTTTCAACATTTTTTCTGAAATTcggttttaaattttatttttcgGTTATAACCGAATTATTTAGTTCGGTTTCGGTTTAAAACCGAATATATTTCGATTCGGTTTTCGGTAGGGTTTTTCCCCTATTTCAGTTTCGGTTAACCGAAAAAAAAATCGGTTTCAGTTTCGGTTAACCGAATGCACACCCCTAATCTCAACCGTTGGTTTTAAAACCAACGTCTCTTAGACCAAGTAACACATAGGTCGCGTCTCCACAcgtcgatatatatatatatatatatatatatatatagacaccTCTTTCTTGTCATTTCATAACTTTTCATCTTCACAAACACAAAATACTCTCTCCAGTTCCATTCTTCTATAAGCATCAAGCGACGAGTAACTTAAAGTCCCAATTTTTCAGGCAACCTTACAGTGcatctgcttttcttcaaaaTAGTAAGTTCTTGATATCTTGCAATATTTTTGACTCCTGATATGTAACCTTACTGCTGTGTATGATACGTGTTATACTCGTAAATTTATATGGGCTCTAAACAGGCCCATAACAAgaattgttattattattgtgtTAAAATAATTGGATCCAAAAATAAAGTTGAACTCTCATACCAGTATATTTACTAGAGACCATATATCGCTTTGTTGACCAAGACATCACTAGCTGACATGTGGGGATATATCAATAAGAGGAATCGTGCCATTATATTATCTGGTGCAACGGGTTGCCTCCCCATCAACAGTAGGGTAGCCCTACCCCCATATCAACAGGAGGGGAGTCATCACCTCATATTTTAAAGAGGCTTGAAGAGACAAGTCGAAGTCCTTACTCATATGTCAACAACACATGAGATATAATTACAACAGTATATGCCTATGTGACCCTATTGGGACACATCATGGAAATTTTGCGGGACTATATTATGCTTGGAAGGACCTCATCGAGGTAAGCACTAGTTACATATTTCTGGGACCACATCACATGATCAGACTCCAAGGGGTCGCATATGAGGCCTCAGGTGTTCTCGTGCTTCACCAACAAGATATCTTCGCCTAATGCCATGAAAGCATATTACAGCCTAGTTAGGCTTGGGCCATGGACTAATATGAGCTTTTCTACAAACTACCCAACGGTCAACGAACCTGGGCCTTGATGGACCGGACCAAACCCTAGCCCCTCTATGTAACTTGTCCTCTAAGAATTATGTGTGGCTTGAACCCTATAAAACGGTACGTAAGCCTCTTGTATAGGGATGATCAATAGTCTGAAATAAGAAAGAGAAACATTTTCTCTCTAGCTTTTTTCGAATCAACGAACAAGATCAGTTACAACATTCATCAAAATCCATTTTGTGTTCTTCGCATtcttagcaaaataattatattttGCTCTGTGATTTTAGAAAACCTCCAAAATATTGTTAAAccaaattctccctataacaatACGCTTTGCTAGTGGGTTTTCTGGGTTTTTATGTCGTTTAATTGTAGAGTAGATCTCCTTTCTTTTTGACCTGGGGTTTGTCACGGGTTTTCTGGGCATAATGTTTTTTGACATACTACCCTTAATTCATTTTCTCTTCCGGGGAGTTTGTGGGGATTTAAAGATGGCATTTAGGTGTGTTGTGGGTCTTGAAGATTCTTCGTATAGTTCAAGCCCTTGAACACACTTCGAGAGCCGATCCCTAAACTCCTTGTGAACTGATCCTTAACCCCTCTTTTCTTCGGATCGATCAGGCATGTTGTACTCGaccttctttttttctttttcttcttatTGATTCAGTCCGAGTACACGGATCAGGCTTTCTCATTTTTGGATGAAGGGATATGGATCGGTCCAGCCAGGACGTCGGTCGTCCAGCAAGGCTCAGCTTCCTTTCGGCCCTGCCCACTTCAACGATATAGCTTCTTTCCCGGTCACAAATAACCCAAACCAACTTAAAAAGAAAGAAATAGagttattttattcaaaatatcACATACACATGGGCCATTATCACCTATATATGACAAATAACTCTGATATAATCTTCAATACTCCCCTGTCCCGACGGACTTTGGCGACGGTGCAGTGGGAATTTCTAAAGCTGCTTTCAAATTTGGTTTCCCTGTCCCTCTGCTGAAACTTATAAAGAAGCTTTTCCGTGAGATGAAAATCGCCTTCGCTCAGATGGACCCTAATGGGTTCATCCACATAAATAATTTCCACTTTAATTGCCAAGAGGCAAAGGTTTAGCCTTCGGTCAGACTGTTCTTATTTTACTATGACTTCCGTAAGAACCAAAAGACTAACAGCTTCTTTACTATTAGCCGAAGAGTTGGTCGGGGAG
This window contains:
- the LOC141673207 gene encoding uncharacterized protein LOC141673207, producing the protein MKTLLLTQFQAAVKYTPPVTTLANVKQKERECLTSYFKKFNAESTLVRGATVETLKILLIAGLRSLAETKKNDNTHNPKGRAKRRDRSVSPDYRRNARSTNRVNTVSTRREWSPPSNYEKRVSNYTPMVASIDHIFEVNKDREIFKKPDRLTSWQSRDKKKYCDYHESTGHDTHKCYHLKDKIEELIKAGYLGEWIDKVKRRRANDDKGKDVRQPPWAEDAEKTVKVKFQRADSIKAIFGGHPFVGDSNRALERNIREARHPPLINIHSLEDRPQKIFKGESADITFRKRESRWVHHPHNDALVIILLIGEMNVHRVFLDNGSSANILYYSTYKKLGFPDSDMYFEDAHVYSFTGEAVRVMGSVRIPVTLGEGALSVTQMIDFKLLDQDSVHNFPTPNGVGSLRGSQYESRDCYHKAVKEFRMRRYEGKGLPFEDADDIQTKLSGEVYAHYFVEGPEEEETRVIETLVLTLGVVSRIRSVGEVVVNHVEEIIQKEVNGEK